The proteins below come from a single Oerskovia jenensis genomic window:
- a CDS encoding hemerythrin domain-containing protein, with product MTEGDTTGTGARPGPTTQSDTSRLVAWSRELRAVHDRLREALRVTRAALDDGEQARPATRDLLLFCHGFCTALTGHHEGEDRELFPAIAAAHPELVGTLRNLRQDHSMIAHLLSGLTAAVDRAAPPDELERHLEGVAAIMESHFRYEERMLLTVLDTLVLDADARDVLGPL from the coding sequence GTGACTGAGGGCGACACGACCGGGACCGGCGCACGGCCCGGGCCCACCACGCAGTCCGACACGTCCCGGCTCGTCGCCTGGAGCCGCGAGCTGCGGGCCGTGCACGACCGGCTGCGCGAGGCGCTGCGCGTGACCCGTGCCGCGCTCGACGACGGAGAGCAGGCCCGACCAGCGACCCGCGACCTGCTGCTGTTCTGCCACGGCTTCTGCACCGCGCTGACAGGGCACCACGAGGGCGAGGACCGCGAGCTGTTCCCCGCGATCGCGGCCGCGCACCCCGAGCTGGTCGGGACGTTGCGGAACCTGAGGCAGGACCACTCGATGATCGCGCACCTGCTGAGCGGCCTCACGGCTGCGGTCGACCGCGCGGCGCCCCCGGACGAGCTCGAGCGTCACCTCGAGGGGGTCGCCGCGATCATGGAGTCCCACTTCCGGTACGAGGAACGCATGCTGCTCACGGTTCTCGACACGCTCGTGCTCGACGCCGACGCCCGCGACGTCCTGGGGCCGCTCTGA
- a CDS encoding uridine kinase, producing MRVEPVGPEVLVARIAALVADHPRVRGAVRVLVDGHPSTDPASLADRLVEPLRVAGRPTARIGLRDFLRPASVRLEHGHEDPDSLLDEWIDVGALNREVLTAVGPDGVGRYLPSLRDSVTSRSTRADYVEAPPGLVVLLDGSLSLGRGLDVDLTVHLALQDATIARRTQPADAWTLPAYTRYRAEVAPERTADVVVRVDDARRPAWVARG from the coding sequence GTGCGCGTCGAGCCGGTCGGTCCCGAGGTCCTGGTCGCGCGGATCGCCGCGCTCGTCGCAGACCACCCCCGCGTCCGCGGTGCGGTGCGCGTCCTCGTCGACGGCCACCCTTCGACGGACCCGGCCTCGCTCGCCGACCGGCTCGTCGAACCCCTGCGCGTCGCGGGCCGCCCGACGGCGCGCATCGGCCTGCGGGACTTCCTGCGGCCCGCGTCGGTGCGGCTCGAGCACGGCCACGAGGACCCGGACTCGTTGCTCGACGAGTGGATCGACGTGGGCGCGCTGAACCGTGAGGTGCTGACCGCCGTCGGGCCGGACGGGGTCGGGCGCTACCTGCCGAGCCTGCGCGATTCCGTGACCTCGCGCTCGACGCGCGCCGACTACGTCGAGGCGCCACCGGGGCTCGTCGTGCTGCTCGACGGGTCGCTGTCGCTCGGGCGCGGGCTCGACGTCGACCTGACCGTCCACCTCGCGCTCCAGGACGCGACGATCGCGCGGCGCACGCAGCCCGCCGACGCCTGGACGCTGCCCGCGTACACGCGGTACCGGGCCGAGGTGGCCCCCGAGCGGACGGCCGACGTGGTCGTGCGCGTCGACGACGCGCGCCGCCCCGCCTGGGTCGCGCGGGGGTGA
- a CDS encoding AraC family transcriptional regulator, which translates to MRNIPIDQVDDVPRDVLPIGTDYATGEVLTPHRHRRAQLLYGATGVMHVETDDGSWVVPTHRAVWIPPETVHQVTMYGVSTCSLYVEPVAAPWGPATCEVVTVSPLARQLLLEAVDLPAEYDEHGRDGALVRLLLFEVSRMTPLPLHVPLPNDRALLVMCRAFLDAPDAHASPATWAATLHVSLRTFNRRFGAQTGLTFDRWRQRACVLAALPRLAAGESVTRVAGALGYESPAAFSTMFRRVLDASPQDYLGTGAHPGPRGHVTS; encoded by the coding sequence CCGATCGACCAGGTCGACGACGTCCCGCGCGACGTCCTCCCGATCGGTACCGACTACGCGACGGGCGAGGTGCTCACCCCGCACCGTCACCGCCGGGCACAGCTGTTGTACGGGGCGACCGGGGTCATGCACGTCGAGACGGACGACGGCAGCTGGGTCGTCCCGACGCACCGCGCCGTGTGGATCCCGCCGGAGACCGTCCACCAGGTCACCATGTACGGCGTCAGCACGTGCAGCCTCTACGTCGAGCCCGTCGCTGCGCCGTGGGGACCGGCCACGTGCGAGGTCGTGACGGTCTCGCCCCTCGCCCGGCAGCTCCTCCTCGAGGCGGTCGACCTGCCCGCGGAGTACGACGAGCACGGCCGCGACGGCGCCCTGGTCCGGCTGCTCCTGTTCGAGGTGTCGCGCATGACGCCTCTGCCGCTGCACGTCCCGCTGCCGAACGACCGTGCGCTGCTCGTGATGTGCCGCGCCTTCCTCGACGCCCCGGACGCCCATGCCTCGCCCGCGACCTGGGCGGCCACGCTGCACGTGAGCCTGCGGACGTTCAACCGCCGCTTCGGGGCGCAGACCGGGCTGACCTTCGACCGGTGGCGACAGCGCGCGTGCGTGCTGGCGGCCCTGCCCCGGCTCGCGGCGGGGGAGTCCGTGACGCGCGTCGCCGGCGCGCTGGGGTACGAGAGCCCGGCCGCGTTCTCGACCATGTTCCGCCGGGTCCTCGACGCGAGCCCGCAGGACTACCTCGGCACGGGTGCGCACCCTGGTCCTCGCGGCCACGTGACATCCTGA
- a CDS encoding hydrolase: MTWWICRTCAVEHAERPEVCAICADERQWVPAEGQAWTTLDELAAEGHEVTVTELEPDLFALAGSPGVGIGQESKVVRTPVGMLLWDPVGYVDDDAVRQVRSLGEVVAVVASHPHMFGVQVEWSRALGDVPVLVAEADAGWVARPDPVIQTWSEDREILPGVTLTQPGGHFPGSAVAHWAAGADGKGVLLSGDTIFANPDRTSVSFLRSYPNRIPLSGAVVDRVATHVERFAFDRLYNNFEGVIPVDARAVVRRSADRHAAWVRGDFDHLT, from the coding sequence ATGACGTGGTGGATCTGCAGGACGTGCGCCGTCGAGCACGCCGAACGGCCCGAGGTGTGCGCGATCTGCGCCGACGAACGCCAGTGGGTGCCCGCAGAGGGCCAGGCCTGGACGACGCTCGACGAGCTCGCCGCCGAAGGGCACGAGGTCACGGTCACCGAGCTCGAACCCGACCTCTTCGCACTCGCCGGGAGCCCCGGTGTGGGCATCGGTCAGGAGTCCAAGGTCGTGCGGACCCCGGTCGGGATGCTGCTGTGGGACCCGGTCGGGTACGTCGACGACGACGCGGTGCGCCAGGTCCGGTCGCTCGGTGAGGTCGTCGCGGTCGTCGCGAGCCACCCGCACATGTTCGGCGTCCAGGTCGAGTGGAGCCGCGCGCTGGGGGACGTGCCCGTCCTCGTCGCCGAGGCCGACGCGGGGTGGGTCGCCCGCCCCGACCCGGTGATCCAGACGTGGTCCGAGGACCGCGAGATCCTGCCGGGCGTGACGCTGACCCAGCCGGGCGGTCACTTCCCCGGCAGCGCGGTCGCCCACTGGGCGGCCGGCGCCGACGGCAAGGGCGTCCTGCTCAGCGGGGACACGATCTTCGCGAACCCGGACCGCACGTCGGTGAGCTTCCTGCGCAGCTACCCCAACCGGATCCCGTTGTCGGGGGCCGTGGTGGACCGGGTCGCGACGCACGTCGAGCGTTTCGCGTTCGACCGGCTCTACAACAACTTCGAGGGCGTGATCCCGGTGGACGCGCGGGCCGTCGTGCGGCGCTCGGCCGACCGGCACGCGGCCTGGGTGCGCGGG